In Patescibacteria group bacterium, the DNA window ATTAATTTTATCCTATATTATCCTTTTATAAAATCCTTTTGTAGCCTTTTTATCTCTTTTTTTCCTAATTTATTGGCTTCTTCTAAGTCTTTTTGAGACTTTTCATAAACAAAATAATAAAATGGTAATAAAATGGTGTCAACCCTGGTTTTCCATTGTCTTTTCGCTTTGGCTCAATTTGTTATCTTAAAAAATAGTATTAAAAACCAGACCTGACACCATTTTTGTCACCATTTTTGTTTTAGCTTGCTTTTTTTAAAAAATCTATAAATTACCTTTTTCAGCAAAACTGTAATAATTATTTCTAGCAACTATCATATGATCGCTCACTGATATGCCTAAAATCCTACCCGCCTCAACCAGTCTCTTTGTCGTAAAAATGTCCTCTTCTGATGGCGTAGGATCTCCTGATGGATGATTATGCGCTATGACAACATAAGACGCATTCTTTAATACTGCATCATTAAACACCTCTCGTGGATGGACAATACTTGCGTTCAGAGACCCAACGGATACATTATTAACTATTAGCTTATTTCTTGTATCAAAGAACAAAATTGCAAAATGCTCCTTTTTTTCCTTGCCTATCTTCTCCTTAAGAAATTCAAACAACATCTGGGGCGTGTTTAACTCTTTCTTTAAATTAATTTTTTCTTTTGCATATATTTCCAAAATATTTTGGAAGAGATTAACGCCAATCGCATTTGATGGACCAATCCCATCAATTTGCATAAGTTCATCAATTGACGCATCAAGCACTCCGACTATACCATTGAATTTTTTAATAGCTTCTTTAGCCATGGGCTTGCAGTCTTTACGAGGCGTATTGAGGGTCAACAATAATTCTATTACTTCATAATCTGCAAAACCATTCAGCCCAGATTGTAAAAATCTCTCTCTGAGTCTTTTTCTATGTCCAGCACTTTTATATTTTGAGCCATCTGTGCTTACCATAAAATTTATCACTTATCTAAACTGATTGATTCGCCAGAGCTCGAACCATACCTTATATTTTTATTTGAATTTTCTGATAATCTGTCCTTAAAATATTGTTGCGTTTCTGGATCAACACAATAAATATAACAACCATTCATCCCTCTGGTCATTAGTGTTCTGTAGGTATTTTTTATTATACTATCAGCTATCCTACCTGCTTTGATCGGACTTTCTTTAATTAATCCATTCAATCCCCTTAAAGATCTATCAGTTATTGCCCGTTTTGTCGGATCTGTTACTACTTTTCCCTCTCTTATAATAAAATCAGCTCCTATAATTACCCCTACATAATCAAGGTCTAGTCCTTGACATGTATGGATACAACCAACTTCAGTAACAGATTCAGGATGGACTAGCCAAGCTTGTCCATGTTCTGTTAAATTCCAAGTAGCTTGGTAATCACCAATGACTATATCTTTTAATCCTGGATCTCTTTTACTAATCCACTTCCAACAATAGCCCGCAACTATTCTAGATTTATTGTTATGTTTATTCCTGATGATAATTTCATTGTGTAGTGATCTCACGTCATCAAATATTTTAAAATCATAATCAATACCTTCTAATGTCTCATTGGCGGTTTCTTTAATTTGCAATAGATTATCTAACCATGGCAAATAGCCATCGTCACCACTACATCTAAACTGAGAAGCGAGCTCCATAAAGTTTACATTCGCGCCTAATTTTTTAGCCCAATTCGAAATTTCAGATTCTCTTCCTATGTCTTTCAGCGTCACTCTTTGATCTTCATCGATAAAAAATATACTAAATTTTGTTGCCTTAATTAGCTCCATGATTTGATTTTCGCCTAAATTGCCCATAAAACCGCCCTGTTTCGTAATCCTATGTGCTTCATCTATTATTAGAGTATCAAATATATTAGGTTCGAGATCCAGAAAAGAATCTGACGACCTAAACAAATTTGAAATCCTTGTGTGAGTGAATACGCCAGATAATTTTACTTGGAATACTCTTCTCGGTGCTGCATTTTTAGTAACATAACTCACATTATTTTCAGTTTTTTTATTTATTAATTCAGAAAGCAAATTAATTGCAACAACCGATTTGCCGGTACCAGGACCACCACGAACTATTAAAACATTTTTATTGTAGCTGGTTGATAGCTTGGCGAGCTGCAATGCTTTCTCATAAACAATTTTCTGATCGTCTATTAAAATAAATTCTTTTTTATTTTTTTTCAACATTGCAGCCAGACTATCTGCTAACGCCTTGGATGGTCTTATTTTTCCATTTTCGATTGAATATAAAGATTCCTTATTATCACCATATTTAACGAATTTCTTTATAAAGTTTTGAAGTTTCTCGCAATCTGACTTAAAAAATACTGGTGCTTTCTTTGTATATTCTTTATAAAAATCATTTTTAATAACATTGTCCTCTTGATAATTATGGAGGTAAGCACATGGCTCAATAAAAATATGTTTTTCTTGAACTTCGCTATTATAATCTTCGAGAAGAGTCGCGTAAGACCAAGCCTGGTATGATGGATGCTCAACATCGCCATAAAATTCGGTATTTACAATACCGTCCATATTAGTAACAGAAATGCTCTTACTCCACTGTTTTAATTCAATCAAAACTAGCACTGGCTTATTATCTTCGTTTTTTCCAGTGATAATAAAATCAATCCTTTTAGAAGTAGAAGGAATTTTATATTCTATAGCGATACCTACATCACCGGGTATCTCAGAAACTTCCATAACCCTTCTCATGTATGGTAATGAATTTCTAAATGCACTAATTTGGGCAGGCGCTGGTCGATAACCAACCTCTCTAACAAATGACACCTCTACTGTTGTGGCAATATCAACATCTGCCATGAACTCATTTTTTGTAGATGAATAAATAACTGCCATAATTAAAGTTTATTATATTTAGTATGGCTACCCTTAGTTTTTTCAACTGGATATTTTCTTTCATTCTTTGTAACCTTTTTCTCTTCAGCCGCAACAATATCTATTCCTAAGTCATGTGCCATGATAAGAAGATAATTCAACACGTCAGCAAGTTCTTCTGCAATTTCCTCTTTATTTGTTTTTACATATTCATTAATCTCAGATTCACTCTTCCATTGAAAATGTTCCAAAACTTCAGATGCTTCGATAGACAAAGAAACAGCCAAGTCTTTTGGCTTGTGAAATTGTTTCCAATCCCGTGCATCGCGGAAAGCAATTATTCTTTTTGTTAAATCATTAATATTTTTAACCATATTATTTATTTTAATTATTCCATAATACCAAAAAATCGCTCAAAAAGCGATTTTTTGGACTTCTCAACTGCGCAACACGCCCTCTCCCCCATTATTCAAAATGTTTTCAAAATGTTTTCAAAAACCAGACCTAATACCATTTTTTTCATTTTCCCATTCTTTTGATTTTAAATTTGGTCTAGACCAACCATTTTCCCGATTGTCTTCAAGCGATCACCGTCAAAGCACGATACTCCTAGTTTCAAAGAATTTATAAATTTAATATAATTAGGATTTCGTGGCTCTTCTGAAAAAGTTAGGTTTTTGAAAGCAGGAAGCTCTTTAAGTTTATTCTCTTCATAGAACTTTTTTACTTCAAAATATTCATATTCAAAAAGTTGCACAATGCCTTTTCTTGATTGACTAATAAAATTTTTATTTTTAAAACTTTTAACTTCGAACAAATAAGATCTTTCGGGATTCGTAGCAAATAAATCAATGCGTTGGTTGCAATAAATTCTGTAACCTTTACTTTTAAATAAATTTCTAAGTCTTTCTATGGTATTCTGGTGAGCTTGATTAGCTCTTTCGAGAAGTATGTTGTCGCGAACATATATAGATTCTGCTTCCATGTGGTTTATTACTTTATTTTTTATATCTTTCAAAATGAACAAACTGGTTCCGTATCTGAAAACATCCTCTTTTTTTTCAAATTCTAAAAAGGGAGATTGTGCATATATTTCGCTCTCTTTCCGTGAAGATCCAATTATAAAAAGATTATTAGAACAAGCAAGAATTTGTTCAACAATATCATCTCTAACGCCGGAAAACGAACCCATAACTGGAAAGCCAGGAACTTGTTTAAGGGGAACCGCTTTTGCAAGTAACTGCGCCACAAATCCCTCTATCTGTTTTAAATTATTAATTGTTACATCGGGTAAATCTTGGGACAAAAAAAATGGACTAAAAAGATAAATCTCCGAGAAAGGAACAAGTAGGGGCCACTTATTGATAGCTTTCTCTCTTTCTTCTATCCATAAAAATTCTTTTTTCCTTATCTTGCCCACATCTCCCACCACGCCAAATCCTATAATAGCCGGCCTGGCATTCTTCAAAAGCGTATTAGTAGACATAGAATGCATTAAAAACAAATCCCCTGGCATTATCTTCTGCCAAGTAGACAGATGCTTTTCTTCAAGCCCCCAAGTCATATGCTTGATTGCCGTAATCCAATTCTCTGGAGAACCTGTAAATCTAAAAAATTGTTTTCTGCCAAAATAATCCTTTAGCATAGATTAAAGCTGATTATATAGATGGTGTTATATAAATGGCGTCAACTCTGATCTTTTATGCGTCTCCATTGTAGCAACCGAGGGTAGGCATATTGCGGGGCTTGGATTCGAACCAAGATAGCGGCCTCCAGAGGGCCGTGTCCTACCGTTAGACGATCCCGCAGTACTTTGCAGTGTAAGTGCCCAATGCTGTGCTCTGCCGTGCTGTTGTATATAATCTCTGTTTGATGTATCCTACTGGCGGTGGGTTAGGCTGTCAAATATTTTCTAATGGCAATCAAGCTGGAGATTACTCCCAGCGCAATTCCGCTTGCAAGTTGAGCGAAGAATAAACTAAATGCCCGCGCCTTGAACCACGAGAATACATTGAAGCCATTGGTCATCGCATCGAGCTTGGGAGCGAGAAAATAGCTGACCAAAAGCAGGATAAAGAATGATGCCAAGGCAGCAATAGCTCCGGCAATCATGCCCTGCACAATAAATGGACCTCTTATAAAACGATTTGGGGCGCCGACTAAGCGCATAATGGAGATTTCCTTGCTCGCGTCGTAAATCGCCACCCTGATTGTATTAAAAGCCACCAGAACAGCCACTACTCCAAGAGCCAATGCCAACAAAAGTCCTCCTGTGTTAACATTGGTTATAAAACTGGTGAGTTTTTCTATAACTGTTTTTTTCTCCACATAATCCACTTTGTAAATAACATCATCAAGAGAAGAGCTGTTTAAAATTTCTAATATGGCTGCGTATTGTTCCGGGTCATTTGCCCTTATATTCAACGAAGCGTAAAAAGGATTGGTTCCGACAATATCCAAAGAATCCAGCAAGACCGGGTCGTTCTTGTGCCTATCTCTGAATTGTTCCAAAGCATCTTCTTTGGAAACAATGCTCACTGCCTGAACTTCCGGCATTTCAGCCAATCTATCTTTTATCATTACCATTTCTTCGTCGCTTGTTTCAGGCGTCATATAGACGCTGATGTCTATCTTTTCTTTTATCTGGGTGATTATGTGTTTTACAGCGCCCTCGGAAATGAAAAGGGTTGTAATTAAAGTAATGGTCACAATTAAAACAAACACAGTGGCTACATTTAAGCCCCCGGCTCTCCAAAAATTATGCCATCCAAAACGGATTACTCTTCTTAAAAATGTAAACATATTATTATAATATAAATCTGCCTTTTTCTTCATCACGGATGATTTCGCCGTTGTCTAAAGTAATCACCCGCCGACCCAAGCTGTTTATTATCGCCTTGTCATGAGTAGAAAGAATCACAGTTGTGCCCAAATCATATATTTTCTCAAGCAAACTGATTATATCCCTCGTATGATACGGGTCAAGATTGCCAGTCGGCTCGTCAGCAATAATCAATTCCGGCCTTACAGCCAAAGCTCTTGCAATGGCTGTGCGCTGTTTCTCTCCTCCGGAAAGCCCGGGCGGAAAATGTTTTGCTCTGTCTTCCAACCCCACAATTTCCAAAAGCCGTGGCACATCTCTCAAAATTTCGTAATCAGTAGCTCCCATTACTTCCATTGCATAAGCCACATTTTCAAAAACTGTTTTATTGGGCAAAAGCCGATAATCCTGAAACACGCACCCGATTTTTTGGCGAAACGACGATAAGTCCTTATTCTTTATTTCCGAGATATTTTTCCCGCTATAAATTATCTTTCCACTGGTCGGCTCTTCTTCGCGCAAAAGCAATTTGATAAGAGTTGTCTTTCCTGCGCCGGATTTTCCCACAATGGAAACAAATTCTTTTCCATTTGCCCTAATTTGAAAACTGACATTTTTTAATGCCACTGTGTCTGGCTTATACATCTTGCTTATATTCTCAAAAAAAATCATTTTATTTTATGTTAAACGAAGTTCGGCTTCAATAAATTGGTCCAAATCGCCATCCATCACCTCTTCAAGTTTGCTGGTCTCAACTTTTGTCCTATGGTCTTTAACCATTTTATACGGATAAAATATATACGAACGGATTTGATTCCCCCATTCCGGGCTTTTTGAAGCGCCCTTTATTCTCTCCATTTTTGTTTTTTCTTCCTGTTCTTTTTTCTGCAAAAGCTTGATTTTCAAAATTTCCATTGCTTTTTTCCGGTTCATTCCTTGTGTCCGCTCAACCTGACAGCTCACCACAATCTTTGTTGGCAAATGCGTGATTCTTATTGCTGACTCCCGCTTATTCACATATTGTCCGCCCGGGCCTGATGCCCTATATGTATCAACCTTCAAATCCTCATCTTTAATTTCTATTTCTTTGGTCGCTTCTTCTGCCAAGACCGGCATTGCTTCCAAAGAAGCGAATGAAGTATGTCTTAACTGCTTAGAGGAAAACGGAGATATTCTTACTAAACGATGCACCCCGCTTTCTCTTTTCAATAATCCAAATGCGTTTTTGCCATTCATTTCCAGCACTACTTCTTTTGTTCCTATTCTGGATTCAGGGCCTGGCTCTCCAAAACTACGGGAAAGGACTGAATATTTGAATCCTTTTCTGTCAGCATATCTTTCGTACATTCTCAAAAGAATTGTTGCCCAGTCCTCTGCGTCTTTTCCTCCTGCGCCAGCATTGATGACTAAAATGGCATTTCCTTGGTCGTATGGTCCTGAAAGAAACACATCGTTTTCTTTGATTTCAAGTTCTTTGAAAAGTTTTTCCGCCATTTTTCCGGTCTCCTCTGCGATTTTCTGGTCTTTGGAAGATAAGTCCATTAATTCCGCCAAATCATTTGTTTCTTTCTGAAATTTCTCAAGCTGTCCGACTTCTTGTTTTAAATAGGATAATCTTTTACTGGCTTCCACTAATTTTTCCTGACCCTTCCAATCAGAGACACTGGATAATTCTTTTTCAAGCTGTTTTAACTCTTTTTTCTTATTCTCAAATTCAAAGACAGTCCATCAGATGATGGAGTTTATCTTGTATGTCTTGTATTTTGATTGAAAATTCTTCTTTCATGAATAAATATGATATTCAAGCCAGCGGTCGGATTTGAACCGACAACCTACGCGTTACGGGTGCGTTGCTCTACCATTGAGCTACGCTGGCAGTCGGTGTGAGCGGGATACGGGAATCCCCTCCTTCGCCTGCGACTTCGTCGGGGCTGCGGAGGACAAGGAACCCTTGCCGAGCGAGAGAGGGGAATCGAACCCCCATCTGTTCCTTGGGAAGGAACCATTCTGCCACTGAACTACTCTCGCATTGAGTTGCTCAACTAATCCCGCTCGAAAATGCTGCCAAAGAAATCAAGAATTTTCTGCCAAATTGAAGCGCTTCCTTTTGTTTGTTGAGCACTCACTTGCGTTTGTTCTATCTGCGGAGCGCTATCCCTTGTTATCACAATCACCTCTTCCCCTTCTTTTTTGTACAAACCTTTTTCCCTCAACATTGCCTCTGTATAGTCCTCTTCGTTGGCATAGGAAAACAACTCTTTCAATTCCTGATTCTTTGTCTCCAGATATTGAAGCTCTTTGTCCAAATCAAGATACTGTCCCCTCACCTCTTTATTCTCGGAATAAAGTTTGAGATTTCCGAATACCAAAAAACCCATAATCAGAACATTTAATATTATCAGAAGAGCAATCAAAACTTTTTCTTGTCCTGTATGCTTTGTATATTTCCCTTTTTTTGCTACCATAGAAGTAATATGAATAAAGTTAAAAGCAAACAATTAGTGCGCTGGATTTGGATAATAATAGCAGTCGTAGTGTCTTTGAGTATGATATTGAGCTTATCATTATCAGCCCTTTTTAGATAATACCCTTAAAATTCATTTTTTTCAACTCGCTTATTCGGTTCTAAACATTTTCCAAAGCACTGCTTGGGGAATTCTCAAACTGGCTCTTCCTTGTCGCCTTTTCTTTCCTTTCTTTTGTTTTTCCAAAAGTTTTCGCTTACGAGTCACATCTCCGCCATAAAGTGGAGCTGTAACATCTTTTCGCCTTGCCTTTACAGTTTCGCGGGCAATAATATTTCCGCCGATTTTCGCTTGCAATGGCACTGGAAATAATTGAGAAGGAAAAATGCCTTTAAGTTTTTCCACTATTGCCCTGCCCTCTTGGAACGCTTTTTCTCTTGGCACAACTGTTGAAAGCGCTTCTTCAAGATTGCCTAAAACTAAAACTTCAAGCTTTACCAAATCTGACTCCCGCCAATCCAAGAAATGATAATCCATAGACCCGTATCCTTGTGTAGAACTTTTCAGTTTGTCATAAAAGTTTGCCATCAATTCTCTGAACGGCATCTCACAGGTTAAAAGAATTTTATCAGTACTCAAATGATTGATGTTTGGCTGACGGCGTTCAAGTAATTCCAAAGTATTTCCCAAAAATTTTAAAGGCAGAATAATTTTTAAATCACAAAACTGCTCTTTGGTTTTCTTTATCCTTGATTCATCCGGCCAATCCATTACTGAACAAACCATTTCTTCCTTGCCTCCTTCAAATTCAAGCAAATAACAGACAGAAGGCGCAGAGGTCATTAATTCAAGATTGAATTCCCGCTTCAGCCGTTCAATCACGATTTCAGCGTGCAAGAGTCCTAAAAATCCGCATAAAAATCCCCTGCCAAGAGCTGATTTTGATTCTGGCTTAAAGCTCAAAGACGGGTCATTCAATCGCAATTTCATCAAAGCATCCCTTAATATTGTCCAGTCATCAGCATCTTCCGGAAATATACCGACAAAAACCACTGCTTTCGGCTCTTTGTATCCTGGTAGATGCTCAACTTTTTCGCAGCCATTATACAGCGTGATTGTGTCTCCAATTTTTACTTTGTCCGGCTCTTTGATTCCCAAAGCAACATATCCTATTTCCCCGCTTTGTAAATGGTCTTGAGGGATTCGTTCGGGCTTAAAAAAACCAACTTCTTTTGCCTGCGCCCGGGTCGCGGAATTAATCATAAAAATCTCGTCTCCTTTTTTTATCATGCCTTCCCTTACCCTGAAATGAGCAATAACTCCTTTGAAAGAATCATATTGAAAATCAAAAATCAAAGCCCTTAATGGCGCTTCTGTGTTCAGTTCCGGAGCAGGCACTTTTTCAATAATCACTTCTAATATTTTTTCAACATTTAGACCTGACTTGGCTGAAATTGTTATTATCTCTTGTCTATCTATTTTTAAAAGTTCAGCCACTTCATCCACTATTGTTGCTAATCGTTGTTCGTCATTGCCTATCAAATCAATTTTGTTTATCACAGGAATAATCACAAGCCCTTCTTTTTTCGCTAATTCCAAATTCATCAGGGTCTGGGCTTGAATACCTTTTAATACATCAACCAAAAGTATCACCCCTTCTATTGCAGCCAAACTGCGCGAAACCTCGTAAGTAAAATCCACATGGCCTGGCGTGTCAATCATATTTAAGACATATCCCTTGTATTCCATTCGCACTGGCTGGAGCTTGATGGTAATGCCTTTCTCTCTTTCCAATTCCATCATATCCAAAAACTGGGGCTGCATTTTTTTCGGGTCAATCGTATGAGTCAATTCCAAAAACCTGTCAGCCAATGTTGATTTTCCGTGGTCTATGTGCGCGACAATTCCAAAATTGCGGATATTCTGATTCATAACAATATTTAATTCTATCAAGAAACCCTGATTTTGCCTAATGAAAAACGCCTTTCAGCGTCTATTCTTTTTTAAGTATGGTTAATTTTCTTCAATAATTTCTTGGAATTTATATTTCGTAATATAGCGTTTCAGAAAATTTTTCAATAATTTTGTTTCTTCGGATTTTATTAAAACCGAAATCAAAAGATATGTTAAAAGTCCTGTTATTCCTGCTCCTGCTGTCTGGGCAAAAATTCCCCCAAAAGTAGCAGTGTTCAAAAACAAGGCGAAAAATCGAAGAGAGAAATATGTTGCCACCACAGCCGGGATGGTCGCAATAATCGTTTTTTTAGCGGTCTGAATGATTTCTTTTTTTCTAACGCTCCCAATTTTTTTATGCAAAAAAGTGAAGAGTAAAACAAATTGGATAATTCCAGAAATAGAATATGCCAGAGGCAGACCAACAATACTTATATCCCCCAACCCTTTTAATTTCAAGGCGCTGGATATGAAGTTATGAAAACAGCCCTGATTTTGAAGAGCATACACAAAGGAAAAACACAAAACAATATTTACTAAGACCGTTGACACGCTTATCAAGGTCGGGGTCTTAGTATTATGCGCTGCGTAAAATGCGCGAGAAAGCAAAAGCCCTAAACCGTAAGCAAACAAACTTATGGAAAATAAAGCAAGGCAAGCTCCGGTTAATCGGGTATCAGCCCAGCTGAAACGGCCTGTTCCGAAAATAATTCTTACTACTTGCGCTCTTAGAATAAATAAAAATGCGCTGGCTGGGATAATAAGGAAGAGTAGAAGGCGGAAACTTAAAGAAAATTTCTTCAAAAATTCATCTTTTCTGCCTTCGGAAAAAACAGTTGCCAAAGCAGGAAAAGCAGCAGTGGAAAAAGGAACTGCCAAAAGGATGATAAAGCTTCTGCTCAAATTATTTGCTAAATTAAATACAGCGATTGAGCCAGCTGCCAAAGTAGAGCCAATAGCTGTCATAACCATAAAATTAATCTGGGAAACTCCTATTCCAATGGAGCGCGGAAGCATTAAATAAAAAACTTTTTTAATTCCCTCATTCATCGGGGCAAAAATTTTCATTGGCCTGAATCCCAAATGCAAAAATATCGGCAGTTGAATCATCAGATGGAGAAAAGCGCCGAGCGCAACCCCCCAAGCAAGTCCGACTAATCCGATTTTTGGGACAAAAAATAAAATGCCGAAAATAATGCCAAGATTATACATTATCGGCGCCAGAGCAGTGACTAAAAACCTTGAAAACACATGGAGAATGCCGCTCAAGACATTGCTGGTTCCGAGAATTATCGGGCTTAAAAACATTATCCGAGTCAAGAGCACGGTCATTTCTTTTTTTGCTCCAGAGAATCCGGGCGCTA includes these proteins:
- a CDS encoding ATP-binding cassette domain-containing protein; amino-acid sequence: MIFFENISKMYKPDTVALKNVSFQIRANGKEFVSIVGKSGAGKTTLIKLLLREEEPTSGKIIYSGKNISEIKNKDLSSFRQKIGCVFQDYRLLPNKTVFENVAYAMEVMGATDYEILRDVPRLLEIVGLEDRAKHFPPGLSGGEKQRTAIARALAVRPELIIADEPTGNLDPYHTRDIISLLEKIYDLGTTVILSTHDKAIINSLGRRVITLDNGEIIRDEEKGRFIL
- the lepA gene encoding translation elongation factor 4, encoding MNQNIRNFGIVAHIDHGKSTLADRFLELTHTIDPKKMQPQFLDMMELEREKGITIKLQPVRMEYKGYVLNMIDTPGHVDFTYEVSRSLAAIEGVILLVDVLKGIQAQTLMNLELAKKEGLVIIPVINKIDLIGNDEQRLATIVDEVAELLKIDRQEIITISAKSGLNVEKILEVIIEKVPAPELNTEAPLRALIFDFQYDSFKGVIAHFRVREGMIKKGDEIFMINSATRAQAKEVGFFKPERIPQDHLQSGEIGYVALGIKEPDKVKIGDTITLYNGCEKVEHLPGYKEPKAVVFVGIFPEDADDWTILRDALMKLRLNDPSLSFKPESKSALGRGFLCGFLGLLHAEIVIERLKREFNLELMTSAPSVCYLLEFEGGKEEMVCSVMDWPDESRIKKTKEQFCDLKIILPLKFLGNTLELLERRQPNINHLSTDKILLTCEMPFRELMANFYDKLKSSTQGYGSMDYHFLDWRESDLVKLEVLVLGNLEEALSTVVPREKAFQEGRAIVEKLKGIFPSQLFPVPLQAKIGGNIIARETVKARRKDVTAPLYGGDVTRKRKLLEKQKKGKKRRQGRASLRIPQAVLWKMFRTE
- the radC gene encoding DNA repair protein RadC — encoded protein: MVSTDGSKYKSAGHRKRLRERFLQSGLNGFADYEVIELLLTLNTPRKDCKPMAKEAIKKFNGIVGVLDASIDELMQIDGIGPSNAIGVNLFQNILEIYAKEKINLKKELNTPQMLFEFLKEKIGKEKKEHFAILFFDTRNKLIVNNVSVGSLNASIVHPREVFNDAVLKNASYVVIAHNHPSGDPTPSEEDIFTTKRLVEAGRILGISVSDHMIVARNNYYSFAEKGNL
- the murJ gene encoding murein biosynthesis integral membrane protein MurJ, producing MIKRILNLKSSNITIAALILSAASLTSALLGFFRDRLLAGRFGAGDELDIYYTAFRIPDFVNMVLIMGAISAAIVPIFTLYWSKDKEEARKFLANLLNIMFTAFAAVSLVLLIFAPQLVSVIAPGFSGAKKEMTVLLTRIMFLSPIILGTSNVLSGILHVFSRFLVTALAPIMYNLGIIFGILFFVPKIGLVGLAWGVALGAFLHLMIQLPIFLHLGFRPMKIFAPMNEGIKKVFYLMLPRSIGIGVSQINFMVMTAIGSTLAAGSIAVFNLANNLSRSFIILLAVPFSTAAFPALATVFSEGRKDEFLKKFSLSFRLLLFLIIPASAFLFILRAQVVRIIFGTGRFSWADTRLTGACLALFSISLFAYGLGLLLSRAFYAAHNTKTPTLISVSTVLVNIVLCFSFVYALQNQGCFHNFISSALKLKGLGDISIVGLPLAYSISGIIQFVLLFTFLHKKIGSVRKKEIIQTAKKTIIATIPAVVATYFSLRFFALFLNTATFGGIFAQTAGAGITGLLTYLLISVLIKSEETKLLKNFLKRYITKYKFQEIIEEN
- a CDS encoding nucleotide pyrophosphohydrolase, encoding MVKNINDLTKRIIAFRDARDWKQFHKPKDLAVSLSIEASEVLEHFQWKSESEINEYVKTNKEEIAEELADVLNYLLIMAHDLGIDIVAAEEKKVTKNERKYPVEKTKGSHTKYNKL
- a CDS encoding DUF2075 domain-containing protein yields the protein MAVIYSSTKNEFMADVDIATTVEVSFVREVGYRPAPAQISAFRNSLPYMRRVMEVSEIPGDVGIAIEYKIPSTSKRIDFIITGKNEDNKPVLVLIELKQWSKSISVTNMDGIVNTEFYGDVEHPSYQAWSYATLLEDYNSEVQEKHIFIEPCAYLHNYQEDNVIKNDFYKEYTKKAPVFFKSDCEKLQNFIKKFVKYGDNKESLYSIENGKIRPSKALADSLAAMLKKNKKEFILIDDQKIVYEKALQLAKLSTSYNKNVLIVRGGPGTGKSVVAINLLSELINKKTENNVSYVTKNAAPRRVFQVKLSGVFTHTRISNLFRSSDSFLDLEPNIFDTLIIDEAHRITKQGGFMGNLGENQIMELIKATKFSIFFIDEDQRVTLKDIGRESEISNWAKKLGANVNFMELASQFRCSGDDGYLPWLDNLLQIKETANETLEGIDYDFKIFDDVRSLHNEIIIRNKHNNKSRIVAGYCWKWISKRDPGLKDIVIGDYQATWNLTEHGQAWLVHPESVTEVGCIHTCQGLDLDYVGVIIGADFIIREGKVVTDPTKRAITDRSLRGLNGLIKESPIKAGRIADSIIKNTYRTLMTRGMNGCYIYCVDPETQQYFKDRLSENSNKNIRYGSSSGESISLDK
- a CDS encoding permease-like cell division protein FtsX, with translation MFTFLRRVIRFGWHNFWRAGGLNVATVFVLIVTITLITTLFISEGAVKHIITQIKEKIDISVYMTPETSDEEMVMIKDRLAEMPEVQAVSIVSKEDALEQFRDRHKNDPVLLDSLDIVGTNPFYASLNIRANDPEQYAAILEILNSSSLDDVIYKVDYVEKKTVIEKLTSFITNVNTGGLLLALALGVVAVLVAFNTIRVAIYDASKEISIMRLVGAPNRFIRGPFIVQGMIAGAIAALASFFILLLVSYFLAPKLDAMTNGFNVFSWFKARAFSLFFAQLASGIALGVISSLIAIRKYLTA